In a single window of the Rhodamnia argentea isolate NSW1041297 chromosome 2, ASM2092103v1, whole genome shotgun sequence genome:
- the LOC115756006 gene encoding uncharacterized protein LOC115756006 isoform X2 yields MMDEGEFEIGGEKIAEDVLKTSYEAKLQELLHYVTSMEIKLCADATKEFIKLLKSSHGGQLLHKYVQTSSKLTELLEAWKLRRGKPGISYIFRLISAILSHPDGKCRQFDASRTFVHRALDKLSRLVVDEKLEDVYKELDSKEAKRQNAALQLMASIVRRGSDLASEVAKKFDFKSQGFHRLCVYKKKQIDVKRKYSTRNSLIRFAMSFLEVGKPGLLRWILQQKDMYSSVLRGLGNDDDEIVVHVLSTLRDRILTEESLVPPGLRSVLFGSVTLEQLISISGRENGGLTAELAHGILLIVCTDPSNGLMRDIKRGTNTLKGNAARLVGLMKKLRAAELKNHRDLLLAIVHGRPSFGSAYMEEFPYNVEDHASPLWLSVASLAADVVSSVGSGFPFGFLDSASRDSPSLNSVDVQNVMRSVCPHSYCRSGMNKGLLHSDFLVKNGTLRLLLEALKLLNSFFSALSHCSCASDRDMQTWESLKQEIRNEIRTLLPDPQVLVTLLSTLSSNSGKSGQNKRIPDSELHDSNSVKKLKMDNVLDDGDIIVSGISLSPKAVLPGQSEKNVETGDELGDENSFANVFSEIWGLDQSQVPVSTMQEAEIYFYSRLVDALQIYLHMMPTVLEGSFEFFVSLLRDALELPTNLLNSLLTLLKEYIRLAPGIGLPQKIPMLMYKHLQTFMYLLLYSPIGSIRDQSYDLSAAAMLSTGAFDRNPREVDAWFLFLPGFYDNKCSLVLQQTKVLPTLSQAVISFLADAISTVGNNLFKYWDSIRNLINNSNDLKDYSDISPSFSPLAVCILQKCLRVLKSESSSFSSCEKTMLSLYVCCTLKYVLQTQVDAGCLSAVLVSLLSGSIDNCSNMVDGSGVIPAEWGPPRSLLLFAESILRGQTCCSFTSYEKATPADSFFLGTLDKMKISLRRCQTIERVGITERFSSSIMGTSPKLIVEHFPAVVTVAQDISGVSLSFLTSLFFLEHNLLADVFRLWPEMVIRAVKMILVNVGSEGRKDDAGGVCSRSFHSEELNSGGGTGTSESSSAAFSFLLGQTPFPVLFPAILCFDDPSLADSLEMKKLLLQKASEVNLECLLSYIHFVLFWIHQLQLSTGSMSSVQLRKSFEICISLLNHILSLLWSLKLNSGFLEKDELIPLPDYVQEAVGCIFSHPASMAFLTCPMGCNEMLAKEDVLENFFATFDLSSKRSLEKDFCCFGLLETVSAFFLSLVENHSSFINVETGATRQLVKGFESLVHRLLIGFKNVLNLCIQTQNFRPLLPTYHALNTLNRLISPFEVFKLVWSVFNIIDMNDTTISESCRISIVYIGCRFAANAFESLGIYLQQQTKKRSQYDSLWRTRDQHFNADIIEDIYLKVFELSSLYETDITDICLLEAITAACRLKSMQHLNVHPLSSVLLRVIVSTPAQMVSYCISGMSMMRAKVLFLLTQLSPLHLSIFGCMLSGILTPEGNLKYKNHCRDLSNEDFLMLMPTALSFMNSIFLRYGKQCYWNFRYIPLFFSSLLLNGFREWKSFVSKFVFEEGYGEFKISSADELLNFVKNSSLGKAVHMLHYHFVLDADSLNIKKKMELFDSVLPDCESHSDLLDYDWRDLNCSSVKEILNLINRVLAKILLCRMLLFPSDNRTLSLTNKAPECSNENSQVIKAGLESSRMRFLCILVSSWEQIVKRFRLDSTSEKEKNGECESLYKYLEELMLRSIFELITEMQDYLVQLKLIPFMRQLIRTSLLYRFEDPISLNLLTNILTLLCKGQFLCAPYLQLLLAHSQFPSILHSMPKSSHSLHLGAFLRPMSSILRSVAVPRINQVSHISKRDRESNKHSVKRLEVLQLLRILIHFSFSGSGSEIDLGREDGINFQRLHSFILSSYGATLGESDLKLFNLLKEIDSSAGSELVKLTDTNYLWGSAALKVMKAWDLGQNVSSDVMTDAETDEYRRLQFRENLPIDPKLCALTVLDFPYDRAASEEPSFLNKFQINNSKDVIHIPAVERKHGYDPVFILQFSLHILPIGFIEPVEFAGLGLLAVAFSCLSSPDDGIRKLAYQTLASFKIALEKCQKKKGIVHLRLLLNYVQNGIEEPWQRIPSVVAVFAAEASLILLDPSNDHYYTLSKFLMRSSRINTKSVPLFHEFLWSSSVNFRAERIWILRLVYVGLGVDDDAPVFMRNSIFENLLSLYASPFSDNESKELILQIVRKSVRLRKMACHLVEHCGLFSWLSSAVPHIIEMLSEDENGFYFDQLVVILEVTNNIILSRNITEWLQKHALEQLSGLSSHLFKFLSHKAKLIRENALVINLILQILVTTLKISQERMIFQPHFTLAIEGLFHIYEAVKLCDSTRAFSSSEFGLRSILMNAPPPSFIDMDEEKLLNFVLWEISVALKADSSEILHPGGSHISLTISSEEEICEDSLASKLLRWLVASVIHGKLSDRSTYTDAKYPQRPDPKVINSLLQFVKETSRGRSRNTSGTGKALAAVILYLQQLLGMDCRVLPSVVSALCLLLYGFCDIAVTESDLLLDGTPVASQLSKISCPLEANPAWRW; encoded by the exons ATGATGGATGAAGGCGAATTTGAAATTGGTGGAGAAAAGATTGCTGAAGATGTTCTTAAGACATCTTACGAAGCAAAATTGCAGGAACTTCTTCATTATGTTACCTCGATGGAAATCAAGTTGTGTGCTGATGCCACAAAAGAATTCATTAAGTTACTTAAAAGTAGTCATGGAGGTCAATTGCTTCATAAGTATGTGCAGACTTCTTCCAAGTTAACTGAACTTCTGGAAGCTTGGAAGCTTCGTCGAGGGAAACCGGGCATTTCCTACATTTTTAGGTTAATCTCTGCTATTCTGAGCCATCCCGATGGAAAGTGTCGACAGTTTGATGCCAGTAGAACCTTCGTTCACAGGGCTCTTGACAAGCTTTCCAGGCTGGTTGTTGATGAAAAGTTGGAAGATGTTTATAAGGAACTGGACAGCAAAGAAGCTAAGCGCCAGAATGCTGCACTTCAGCTTATGGCTTCAATCGTAAGGCGGGGTTCCGACTTAGCCTCTGAGGTTGCGAAGAAGTTTGACTTTAAAAGCCAGGGCTTTCACAGGCTTTGCGTGTATAAGAAGAAGCAGATTGATGTCAAAAGGAAGTATTCCACCAGAAATTCACTTATTAGGTTTGCAATGTCGTTTTTGGAGGTAGGGAAACCTGGGTTGTTGAGGTGGATCCTGCAACAGAAGGACATGTACTCCAGTGTCCTTCGTGGTCTTGGCAATGATGATGACGAGATTGTAGTTCATGTCTTATCCACATTGCGTGATAGGATTCTCACTGAAGAATCCTTAGTTCCCCCTGGCCTGCGTAGTGTTCTTTTCGGAAGTGTTACCTTGGAGCAGCTCATCAGCATTTCTGGAAGGGAGAATGGAGGGCTCACTGCAGAGTTGGCTCACGGTATCCTACTTATAGTTTGTACGGATCCCTCCAATGGCTTGATGCGTGATATAAAGAGAGGCACAAACACGTTGAAAGGTAATGCGGCACGACTGGTGGGCCTCATGAAGAAACTAAGAGCAGCAGAACTCAAGAATCACAGAGACCTTCTTTTGGCTATTGTTCATGGAAGACCGTCTTTTGGATCTGCATACATGGAAGAGTTCCCTTACAATGTGGAAGATCATGCATCACCACTATG GCTTTCTGTTGCTTCTTTGGCAGCTGATGTGGTTTCTTCAGTGGGTTCTGGCTTTCCTTTTGGTTTCCTTGATTCTGCATCTCGTGATTCACCTTCTTTGAATAGTGTAGACGTGCAGAATGTCATGAGATCTGTATGTCCTCATTCATACTGTCGATCAGGTATGAATAAGGGCTTGCTTCACTCCGATTTTCTTGTCAAGAATGGCACTTTGAGGCTTCTTCTGGAGGCCCTTAAGCTCTTAAATTCCTTTTTCAGTGCTTTGAGCCATTGTTCTTGTGCTAGTGATAGGGACATGCAAACTTGGGAATCTCTCAAGCAAGAAATACGGAATGAAATCCGAACCTTGCTCCCTGATCCCCAAGTCTTGGTGACTCTACTTTCTACTCTGAGCAGTAACTCTGGAAAGAGTGGCCAGAATAAGAGAATTCCAGATTCGGAATTACATGACAGCAACAGcgtaaagaaattgaaaatggaTAATGTTCTTGATGATGGAGATATCATTGTGAGCGGGATTTCACTTAGTCCAAAAGCTGTGTTGCCTggacaaagtgaaaaaaatgtgGAAACAGGGGACGAGTTGGGTGACGAAAATAGTTTTGCAAATGTTTTTTCTGAAATATGGGGGCTTGACCAGTCCCAGGTGCCTGTTTCTACCATGCAGGAGGCAGAGATATATTTTTACTCCAGGCTTGTTGATGCTCTCCAGATATATCTA CATATGATGCCTACAGTGTTGGAGGGGTCCTTTGAGTTCTTTGTCAGTCTTCTGCGCGATGCTTTGGAACTGCCAACTAACTTGCTGAACTCGTTGCTGACTCTGCTGAAGGAGTATATCAGATTGGCCCCTGGAATTGGATTGCCGCAGAAAATTCCAATGCTGATGTACAAGCATCTACAGACTTTTATGTACTTATTACTCTATTCACCAATTGGTAGCATCCGGGATCAATCATATGATCTGTCAGCGGCAGCTATGTTGAGCACTGGTGCATTTGATAGGAATCCACGAGAGGTTGATGCATGGTTCTTGTTTCTACCTGGTTTTTACGACAATAAGTGTTCACTTGTCCTCCAACAAACTAAAGTTCTACCAACTTTATCTCAAGCCGTCATTTCTTTCCTTGCTGATGCTATTTCTACGGTTGGAAACAATTTATTCAAGTATTGGGATAGCATCCGGAAtcttatcaacaattcaaatGACCTCAAAGATTATTCGG ATATTTCGCCTTCTTTCAGCCCTCTTGCTGTGTGTATCCTTCAGAAGTGTTTGAGGGTGCTCAAGTCTGAGTCCAGTTCTTTTTCATCATGTGAGAAGACAATGCTTTCATTGTATGTTTGTTGTACATTGAAGTATGTATTGCAAACACAG GTAGATGCAGGATGCCTGTCTGCTGTACTTGTGTCACTGCTGTCTGGGAGCATTGACAACTGCTCAAACATGGTAGATGGTTCTGGTGTTATTCCAGCCGAATGGGGACCACCCAGGAGTTTGCTGCTCTTTGCAGAGAGCATACTGCGGGGTCAAACTTGTTGTTCTTTTACGAGTTATGAGAAGGCCACACCTgctgatagtttttttttaggtacaCTTGATAAAATGAAGATATCTCTGAGGAGATGCCAGACCATTGAAAGAGTAGGAATTACTGAAAGGTTTTCTTCCTCAATTATGGGTACTTCACCAAAGCTGATCGTAGAACATTTTCCAGCTGTTGTAACCGTTGCACAGGATATCAGTGGAGTTTCTTTGTCATTTTTGACTTCCTTATTCTTTCTTGAACACAATCTGCTCGCAGATGTTTTTAGATTATGGCCTGAAATGGTTATTAGAGCTGTGAAAATGATTCTAGTCAATGTCGGTTCTGAAGGCAGAAAAGACGATGCTGGTGGGGTTTGCAGTCGATCTTTTCATTCTGAAGAACTGAATTCTGGAGGTGGCACCGGCACAAGTGAATCTTCTTCTGCTGCTTTTAGTTTCTTGTTGGGGCAGACACCTTTCCCTGTGCTGTTTCCTGCAATTTTGTGCTTTGATGACCCTTCTTTAGCAGATTCTTTGGAAATGAAAAAGTTGCTCCTTCAAAAAGCCTCTGAAGTGAACCTTGAGTGCCTCCTTTCCTATATACACTTTGTGCTATTCTGGATACATCAGCTACAACTGTCTACAGGAAGTATGTCATCAGTTCAACTCAGAAAATCTTTTGAGATCTGCATTAGTCTACTAAATCACATTTTGTCTCTACTATGGAGTTTGAAACTTAATAGTGGTTTTCTAGAGAAGGATGAACTGATCCCGTTACCAGACTATGTCCAAGAAGCAGTTGGATGCATCTTCTCTCATCCTGCATCAATGGCATTCTTGACCTGTCCGATGGGCTGCAATGAGATGTTAGCCAAGGAAGATGTTCTGGAAAATTTCTTTGCAACCTTTGATTTATCCAGTAAAAGATCTCTTGAGAAAGACTTCTGTTGCTTTGGTTTACTGGAAACAGTTTCtgcttttttcttgtctttagTTGAGAATCACTCCTCCTTTATCAATGTGGAAACTGGTGCAACTAGACAACTTGTGAAGGGTTTTGAATCTCTGGTACATAGGCTTCTTATTGGGTTCAAGAATGTGCTTAATCTGTGCATTCAGACACAAAACTTCAGACCCCTTCTGCCAACTTATCATGCTCTGAATACTTTGAATCGTCTTATATCCCCATTTGAGGTGTTCAAGTTGGTCTGGTCTGTGTTCAATATAATTGACATGAATGACACAACAATCTCTGAATCCTGCCGGATATCTATTGTTTATATTGGATGTCGTTTTGCTGCCAATGCTTTTGAATCTCTCGGTATATATTTGCAGCAGCAAACCAAGAAAAGATCACAATATGATTCATTATGGAGGACTAGAGATCAACATTTTAATGCTGATATTATTGAAGATATTTATTTGAAAGTATTTGAACTTTCCAGTCTTTATGAAACAGATATTACTGATATTTGTTTGCTGGAAGCTATTACCGCTGCCTGCCGACTGAAATCCATGCAGCATCTTAATGTACATCCTCTGAGTTCTGTACTTTTGAGGGTCATAGTGAGCACTCCAGCGCAGATGGTTTCTTATTGCATTAGTGGGATGAGTATGATGAGAGCTAAAGTTTTGTTTCTGCTTACTCAGTTGAGCCCTCTGCATCTGTCAATCTTTGGGTGCATGCTTTCAGGTATTCTGACTCCTGAGGGCAATCTGAAGTATAAGAACCATTGCAGAGATCTTTCAAACGAGGACTTTCTGATGCTCATGCCAACTGCTTTGTCATTCATGAATTCGATTTTTTTGAGATATGGGAAGCAATGCTACTGGAATTTCAGATATATACCTCTATTTTTCTCCAGTCTTCTCTTAAATGGTTTCCGTGAATGGAAAAGTTTTGTGTCCAAGTTTGTATTTGAGGAAGGATATGGTGAGTTCAAAATATCTTCCGCAGACGAACtcctcaattttgtgaaaaacagTTCTCTTGGGAAAGCAGTTCATATGTTACATTATCACTTTGTCTTGGACGCCGATTCCCTGAATATTAAGAAGAAAATGGAGCTATTTGATTCAGTTTTACCAGATTGTGAGAGTCATAGTGACTTGCTAGATTATGATTGGAGGGATTTAAATTGTAGTTCAGTTAAGGAGATTTTGAATCTTATAAATAGAGTTTTGGCAAAGATATTGTTATGTAGGATGTTGTTATTTCCCAGCGACAATCGTACGCTGTCTTTGACAAATAAAGCACCAGAATGCTCAAACGAGAACTCTCAGGTGATAAAAGCAGGTTTGGAGTCATCAAGGATGCGttttttgtgcattttggtGAGTTCTTGGGAGCAGATTGTTAAAAGATTCCGTTTAGATTCTACTtctgaaaaggagaaaaacgGAGAATGTGAATCTTTGTACAAATATTTGGAAGAGTTGATGTTGAGAAGCATTTTCGAGCTGATAACAGAGATGCAGGATTATCTTGTTCAGTTGAAGCTCATTCCCTTCATGAGACAGTTGATAAGAACCTCTCTTCTCTATAGATTTGAGGATCCCATATCTTTGAACTTACTTACGAATATTTTAACTCTATTATGCAAAGGGCAATTTTTATGTGCGCCATATCTGCAGCTGCTACTTGCGCACTCTCAGTTCCCGTCTATATTGCACTCTATGCCCAAGTCATCACATTCTTTACATCTTGGAGCATTTTTGAGACCCATGTCCAGCATTCTTAGGTCAGTTGCCGTTCCTCGCATCAATCAAGTTTCCCACATCAGCAAAAGAGATCGAGAATCAAACAAGCATAGCGTAAAGAGGCTCGAAGTTCTCCAGTTGCTCAGAATTCTGATTCATTTCAGTTTCAGTGGCTCTGGCAGCGAAATTGATTTGGGACGTGAGGATGGCATAAATTTTCAACGACTGCATTCATTTATTCTGTCTTCTTATGGCGCGACCCTTGGTGAAAGTGATCTTAAGTTATTCAACTTGTTAAAAGAGATAGACTCTAGTGCTGGATCAGAGTTGGTAAAGCTCACTGATACAAATTACCTGTGGGGAAGTGCTGCCTTGAAAGTGATGAAAGCATGGGATTTGGGGCAAAACGTGTCATCTGATGTCATGACCGATGCTGAAACAGATGAATACCGGAGACTGCAATTTAGGGAAAATCTTCCTATTGATCCCAAGTTATGTGCCTTGACTGTATTAGATTTTCCTTACGATAGAGCTGCAAGTGAAGAGCCTTCTTTCTTGAACAAGTTCCAGATTAATAACTCTAAAGATGTG ATCCATATACCTGCTGTTGAGAGGAAGCACGGATATGATCCGGTTTTCATTCTGCAATTTTCGCTTCATATTCTACCAATAGGCTTCATTGAGCCAGTGGAGTTTGCTGGTCTAGGGTTGCTAGCTGTTGCTTTTTCCTGCTTATCTTCACCTGATGATGGGATAAGGAAATTAGCTTATCAAACTCTCGCCAGTTTTAAGATTGCTTTAGAG AAGTGCCAAAAGAAGAAGGGCATCGTTCACCTTCGTCTCTTGTTGAACTATGTGCAAAATGGGATTGAAGAACCCTGGCAAAGAATTCCTTCTGTTGTTGCCGTCTTTGCAGCGGAGGCATCTCTAATATTATTGGATCCATCAAATGATCATTATTATACACTCAGTAAGTTCTTGATGCGCTCTTCCAGGATAAATACGAAG TCTGTGCCACTGTTCCATGAGTTCTTGTGGAGTAGCTCTGTCAATTTCCGAGCTGAAAGAATTTGGATATTGCGACTTGTATATGTGGGTCTTGGCGTAGATGATGATGCCCCGGTTTTTATGAGGAACTCCATTTTCGAGAATCTGCTGAGCCTTTATGCTTCTCCATTTTCAGATAATGAGTCCAAAGAACTCATTCTTCAG ATAGTTAGAAAATCAGTTAGATTGCGAAAGATGGCTTGTCATCTGGTGGAGCACTGCGGTTTGTTTTCATGGCTATCATCTGCCGTTCCTCATATCATTGAGATGCTGTCTGAAGACGAAAACGGTTTCTACTTTGATCAATTGGTGGTGATATTAGAG GTCACCAATAATATTATCTTGTCCAGAAATATTACAGAGTGGTTGCAGAAACATGCTCTCGAGCAGCTCTCAGGACTTTCTTCTCATCTGTTCAAGTTTCTGTCACACAAAGCAAAATTGATAAGAGAGAATGCTTTGGTTATTAATTTGATCCTCCAGATTTTGGTAACAACCCTGAAGATATCTCAGGAAAGGATGATATTCCAGCCGCATTTTACCCTTGCCATCGAGGGTCTTTTTCATATATATGAAGCCGTTAAGTTGTGTGACAGCACCCGAGCGTTCTCAAGTTCTGAATTTGGCCTTAGGTCTATACTAATGAATGCTCCTCCTCCATCATTTATTGacatg GATGAAGAAAAGCTTTTGAATTTTGTTCTTTGGGAAATCTCTGTTGCCTTGAAAGCCGACTCCTCAGAAATTCTTCATCCTGGAGGATCTCATATCAGTTTAACAATCTCCTCAGAGGAAGAAATATGTGAAGATTCTTTGGCGTCAAAGCTTCTTCGCTGGTTGGTGGCATCTGTAATTCATGGGAAGCTTTCTGATAGATCCACATATACGGATGCGAAATATCCACAAAGACCTGATCCGAAAGTGATAAATTCATTGTTACAATTTGTCAAAGAAACAAGTAGAGGAAGAAGCCGAAATACATCTGGAACTGGAAAGGCGTTAGCTGCTGTGATTTTGTACCTTCAACAGCTTCTTGGCATGGATTGCAGAGTTCTTCCATCTGTGGTGTCTGCACTTTGCCTTCTACTGTACGGTTTCTGCGATATCGCGG TGACTGAATCAGATCTCTTGCTCGACGGTACTCCTGTGGCATCACAACTGTCGAAGATAAGCTGCCCTCTTGAAGCTAATCCTGCTTGGAGATGGTAA